CGCTTTCTGCCCCGCCAGCTCGCCAATCGGGGTGACCGGCTGGTTTTTTCAAACGGCATCCTCTTTCTCGGAGTGGTGGCCTCCCTTCTGGTCATTGCGTTTCAGGGCAAAGTCCACCGGCTCATCCCCCTTTATGCTATCGGAGTGTTTCTATCGTTCACTCTGTCGCAAGCCGGGATGGTGGCGCACTGGTGGCGCCATCGAGAAGCCGGGTGGCGGCGTCACATGGTTTTGAATGCGGTCGGGGCGACCGCTACCTCCGTAGCCGTGCTCGACATTGCCTTCGTCAAATTCCTCCACGGCGCCTGGGTCGTTGTCATCGCCATTCCCCTTTTTGTTTACGCGTTTCGCCGCGTGCGCTTGCACTATTTCCTGCTCGGTACCCAGCTTTCTCTCGGCGACTATGAAAAGCCAAAACCCCGCCGAAACACCGTCGTCGTGCCCGTGGCCGACATCAACAAAGTTGTCCTCGCGGCCATCGAATACGCTCACTCGATCTCCGCCGATGTCATCGCTCTCAGGGTAAACCTGGACCACGCTGACCGCCGGGAATTCGAGCGCCGCTGGCAGGAGTGGGCCGGCGATACGCCGCTGGTCGTGCTCAACTCCCCTTATCGCTCCATCCTCCGGCCGGTGCTGCAGTTTGTGGAAGAAATTTCGCGGCTGCGGCCCGAGGACGTGATTACAGTGATCCTGCCGGAATTTGTCCCGGCCCGCTGGTGGCACGAGCTGATGCACAACCAGACCGGCTTGCTCCTCCGCAGCGCGCTGCTCTTCAAGCCGCGCGTCGTGGTCACCAGCGTCCGCCATCACCTCGCCCGCTGATCGAGCACGCCAGACGGCGATGGGCCGTTATGACCTTGCTTCTGTCGAACCGCGCGAGTATCTTTTCCTGTGCATCCGCACCGGAGCTCCGGGCGATTCTCCTATGCAGCTCGGGCCACAAGCCAAAGAGCACATCCGCAGCCGCGTCGAGCCTGTGCTCCAGCAACTCGACCCACAACTCGAGTTCATTGAAATCCTGGTGGATTCGGCCCGGCGTCAACTCGGCTTCGTGCTGCAAAAGGACGACCGGCCCATCGTCCTCGGCATGGACTGGCTCATTTTTGTCGCGATCACCGAGCCCGAACTGAAACAAAACCTCGCCACCCAACTGGAAACCCGCGGCCTCCTCCGTCCCTGATTTCTCGAGAGGGGAAGAGATGGCACTGCTCATCGCCGAGAAGGAAGTCCGACAACTATTCACCGCGGTGCCGTCCGGCGAGGGCGGGACGGGGCTGAGCATGACGGCCGCCATGGCTGCCCTGGAAGAGGCATTTCGCCATCTCGCCGAAGGACGGGCCGAGAATCAGCCGCGGCATCGGGTGATCACGCCTGCCAAAACAGTGCTTCACTATATGGCTGCCGCCGATTATGCGACCGGCTACTTTGGCATGAAGATCTACGCGAGCGGCCCGAAGGGAATCCGTTTCTTTGTTCCGCTCTACCAAATCGCAAGCGGGGAAATGGTGGCGCTGGTTGAAGCCGACGTGCTCGGCCAAATGCGCACCGGAGCAGCGAGCGGCCTGGCCACCCGGTACATGGCCCGGGAAGACGCGACCGAGGTTGGCCTCATCGGCACCGGACTCCAGGCGCGGACACAATTGCTGGGAGTGGCGGCTGCCCGCCCCGTCAAGCGCATTCGCGTCTTCAGCCGCGATGAAAAGCGTCGCGAGGATTTTGCCCGGCGGATGAGCGAGGAACTGGGCATTCCGGTCGAGGCCCAGAGCGGCGGCGAAGCCGCCATCCGCGAAGCTGATATCGTCATCGCCGCTACCACGGCCCGCGAACCAGTCATCCTTGGCCGATGGCTCAAGGCCGGCGCCCACGTCAACGCCATCGGCGCCAACTTTCCCAATCGCCGCGAACTCGACTCGGAAGTCATCGAGCGCGCTTCGTGGATTGTGGTGGATTCGGTCGAGCAATCCAAAATCGAGGCCGGCGACCTCATCGTCCCTTTCGCCGGCCAGGCCGAGCGATGGAATGGTGTGCGGGAGTTGAGCGACCTGGTAACCCACGCCGCCGGGAGGGTCCCCAGCGGAAAGAACCGCCGGGAGATCACGCTATTCAAATCCAACGGGGTGGCCCTGGAAGACATCGCCGTTGCGCGTCTCGTCTATGAGTTGGCTCAGCAGCGGAATGTGGGCAGGGAAGTGCCGCTCTGGGAGGGATCGGGGATTATCTCAAACTTTTGAGGCGCTCGTTGGCCAGGCGTTGCGTCACCGGGATATTGAGCTTGGCGGCGGCTTCGAACATCTCGCGGGCTTTGGCTGTTTGTTGTTGCCTTTGGTAAATTTCGCCGCGGCGCAGCAGACAGTGCGCCCGGACTACCTCCTCAGCCTTGTTCCATTGGCCGGCCCTGGAATAGTAAGCCAGGGCAGCGTCGGCATCGCCTTTCTTTTCGTAAATGGAAGCGACTTCGTAATAGACCTTGTCGAGCGGCGCCCGATCAAATCCGGGCGCTCCGTTCTCCGCCTTTCGGGCCATGCCCAGATATATCTCGAGCACCTTTTCGGTGTTGTTCCCACGCTTGTAAGTCTGAGCAATCTGCATCGGGATGAGATGGTTCCTCGGATAATATTTTCCCAGCCGTTCGAGCAACTCGCGGGTATAGCCGTACTGCTTTTCCCGGTTGTAGATCACCGCCAGCAACACCGCCGCGTCCGTCGTGCTGTACTTGCTGCGCGTCATCGCGTTCTGCAGCAGCAGGATTCCTTTCTGTTTGTCGCCGTGAAGGCCAATCAGGAAAGAGAGCCATCGGATGTAACCCGGGATGCTTCCGATGGCGTATTCATAGACGCCGAAAATCACGTCCACATCGGCGAAGCTGGGGTCGAGCTTTCTTGCCTGCTCGGCGTATTTCCTCGCTTCCTTGCCATTGCTCAATGCCGCCAGAAACTTTCGGGTTACGCTGAAGTGATAGTTCGCCTCGACGGCGTAGCTCGAAGCCAGGGCATAGGTGGCCTCGAGGTCGGCGGGATTCTTGGCCAGTCGTTGCCGGGCAATTTCTCGCGCTCTCCTGAGCTCCTCTTGAAACGACTGGATAAGGGCCGCGTCGGCTTGGATCGGCTGGGCCTTGGCAAATTCGTTGCTTGCCGAATAGAGATTCGCGTCAAGTTGGCCGCTCAGATAGAGTTGTTTGTAAAGGAAGCCGTTGGCCAGATAATTGTGGAAGCGCGGGTTCAAGGGCGCGAGGGCGATGGCCCGTTGATAATTCTCAAATGCCTCGTCGTATTCGTTGTTGTAAAAGTGAATTTGGCCGGCACGGGCGAAATTCTCCGGGTCAATGGCATCGTGGGCGCGCGCCAGTGAGCCGGAGGAACAGGTTACGGCGAGCGCAAAGGCAAACACCCGCAGCATCTGTTCGGTCTTGTGACGGAAGCCCGCCTCAGGCTGCCAGGGCTTGCCCGCCAAAGACTCTTTTCGAGCGAATTGCGCTTTATGCGGGGCGGGCTTGCCCGCCCGGGTTCGAGTGGCGGGCATGAGCCCGTCACTCGCCATCCATCGCGCTTTTTTCATGGTTTAGCCGGCCCCTTCGATCCGCCGCGGCGGACTCAGGGCAGGCGCGGCCGGCCCTCCACAAAAGCAGGACTCGCCGAAGCATCTCTCTTGCTTGGATGCGCAAACACTTCCGGGGATGCTTGGTACGCCCGTGGCGGGCCGCCTATCCCTCAGGTTGCGAGCGGCGGGGTTCAGCCTGAAACCTTGTTGAGATTCTGTATTTCACAAAACCGAATTTCTTGGCTAATGGGTCTGTCGCTTGAGGTGCTCTTCCAGCGCCCGGTGGAGACGCGTGCGGACATCTTCCGGCAGCGGTGCCGGAGCGCAGTTGCAAAAGATTTCAATGGTCTTCTTGGTTGTGTTGACCACCATCCGGCAGTCGGGGCAGTTCTTGAGGTGCAGCTCGAGGTCGGATCGCAGCGACGAGTCGAGTTCCCCGTCGAGGTAATTCGAAAGCTCCACGATCATTCTTCGGCAGTCCAACGCTCTAACCCCGCTTGAAAACTTTGTCAAGGCGATGGCGCAACTTGAGCCGGGCACGCAGCAAACGCGATTTTACCGCCGGGACCGACAGCTCGAGCATCTGAGCCGTTTCTTCGGTTGAGAAATGCTCGACATCGCGAAGCAAGAACACGCTTCGAAAAGCGGGCTCGAGGGAATCAATCGCCGCGGCCAGGATGGTTTGCAGCTCGGTCCGGGCATAGACCTGTTCCGGGGTATCTCCCCAGTCCACCACCTCGCGCGGCATCAAATCATCTTGCGTTTCAA
This genomic window from Candidatus Acidiferrales bacterium contains:
- a CDS encoding tetratricopeptide repeat protein, with the translated sequence MKKARWMASDGLMPATRTRAGKPAPHKAQFARKESLAGKPWQPEAGFRHKTEQMLRVFAFALAVTCSSGSLARAHDAIDPENFARAGQIHFYNNEYDEAFENYQRAIALAPLNPRFHNYLANGFLYKQLYLSGQLDANLYSASNEFAKAQPIQADAALIQSFQEELRRAREIARQRLAKNPADLEATYALASSYAVEANYHFSVTRKFLAALSNGKEARKYAEQARKLDPSFADVDVIFGVYEYAIGSIPGYIRWLSFLIGLHGDKQKGILLLQNAMTRSKYSTTDAAVLLAVIYNREKQYGYTRELLERLGKYYPRNHLIPMQIAQTYKRGNNTEKVLEIYLGMARKAENGAPGFDRAPLDKVYYEVASIYEKKGDADAALAYYSRAGQWNKAEEVVRAHCLLRRGEIYQRQQQTAKAREMFEAAAKLNIPVTQRLANERLKSLR
- a CDS encoding ornithine cyclodeaminase family protein, which gives rise to MALLIAEKEVRQLFTAVPSGEGGTGLSMTAAMAALEEAFRHLAEGRAENQPRHRVITPAKTVLHYMAAADYATGYFGMKIYASGPKGIRFFVPLYQIASGEMVALVEADVLGQMRTGAASGLATRYMAREDATEVGLIGTGLQARTQLLGVAAARPVKRIRVFSRDEKRREDFARRMSEELGIPVEAQSGGEAAIREADIVIAATTAREPVILGRWLKAGAHVNAIGANFPNRRELDSEVIERASWIVVDSVEQSKIEAGDLIVPFAGQAERWNGVRELSDLVTHAAGRVPSGKNRREITLFKSNGVALEDIAVARLVYELAQQRNVGREVPLWEGSGIISNF
- a CDS encoding anti-sigma factor; its protein translation is MDCRRMIVELSNYLDGELDSSLRSDLELHLKNCPDCRMVVNTTKKTIEIFCNCAPAPLPEDVRTRLHRALEEHLKRQTH